A DNA window from Prochlorococcus marinus XMU1406 contains the following coding sequences:
- a CDS encoding glycosyltransferase, whose product MEKDFLKGKRIAITALELENKEHRGIASFIKSSIAILSKYGAEIYLITGFDLDKNFKNNLNLKNENLFFSEVYKFLIKGKDHRELFNSSTKYKFKLILELSRNLFKLFINNYFLKYKVYKINEISKDKWDLNNRIKYLINVKGFISVKNIFHLCRLRSMRLLCQDPILNLNKENINLIISSSPLSLKTQNNKLIQIIHDALPIEITSHPENGWIFRNRLNDAQRNCSCLYVSQESKASVGNHLKIKNIYRNKNDIIYPMPSLEIELLEEAFKITSLRGIDKSFILFNSSIVERKKVENAVNYFLKSNLSDRNFLLCIAGKIHQNDYCYQIKNLCKNHKNILLLDYVSEAEKAWLFLNTSLLISTSSCEGFGIPILDALSLDISSLATSIPSYQEIKNLNKKNKINLVNQNKPKVWIDYLNSLSAFDIKNNYEKRRRIEHFKIFKESLEENYLLKIRNYLN is encoded by the coding sequence ATGGAAAAAGATTTTCTAAAAGGTAAGAGAATAGCCATTACAGCTCTTGAACTAGAAAATAAAGAGCATAGAGGGATTGCATCCTTTATAAAATCTTCAATTGCAATATTAAGTAAATATGGAGCTGAAATATATTTAATAACTGGATTTGATTTAGATAAAAATTTCAAAAATAATCTTAACCTAAAAAATGAAAATCTTTTTTTTAGTGAAGTCTATAAGTTTCTTATTAAAGGTAAAGATCACAGAGAACTTTTTAATTCCAGTACAAAATATAAATTCAAGCTCATCTTAGAGTTAAGTAGGAATTTATTTAAATTATTTATAAACAATTATTTTCTTAAATATAAAGTTTACAAAATCAATGAGATTTCTAAAGATAAATGGGATTTAAACAATAGAATTAAATATCTAATTAATGTGAAAGGGTTTATTTCCGTAAAAAATATTTTTCATTTATGTAGACTAAGAAGCATGCGGCTTCTTTGCCAAGATCCTATTTTAAATTTAAATAAGGAGAATATAAACCTAATAATTTCAAGCAGTCCATTATCTTTAAAAACACAAAATAATAAATTAATACAAATAATTCATGATGCACTTCCCATAGAAATTACTAGTCATCCTGAAAATGGGTGGATTTTCCGAAACAGATTGAATGATGCCCAAAGAAATTGCTCATGTCTATATGTTTCTCAAGAAAGCAAAGCAAGTGTAGGAAATCACTTAAAGATAAAAAATATTTATAGAAATAAAAATGACATAATTTATCCTATGCCCTCATTAGAAATAGAACTTCTTGAAGAAGCTTTTAAAATAACTTCTCTAAGAGGAATAGATAAAAGTTTTATTCTTTTTAATTCATCAATTGTTGAGAGAAAAAAGGTTGAGAATGCTGTAAATTATTTTTTAAAATCAAATCTTTCAGATAGAAATTTTTTATTATGCATTGCGGGAAAGATACATCAAAATGATTATTGCTATCAAATAAAGAATTTATGTAAAAATCATAAAAATATTTTACTATTAGATTATGTAAGCGAAGCTGAAAAAGCTTGGCTTTTTCTAAATACTTCTCTTTTAATTTCAACATCCTCTTGCGAAGGATTTGGAATACCAATTTTAGATGCTTTGAGCTTAGATATATCTTCATTAGCCACCTCAATTCCTTCTTATCAAGAAATAAAGAATTTAAACAAGAAAAATAAAATTAATTTAGTTAATCAAAATAAACCAAAAGTTTGGATAGATTATTTAAATAGTCTCTCCGCATTTGATATAAAAAATAATTATGAAAAAAGAAGAAGAATTGAACACTTTAAGATTTTCAAAGAGAGTTTAGAAGAAAATTATTTATTAAAAATCAGAAATTATTTAAATTAA
- a CDS encoding ATP-binding cassette domain-containing protein, with product MNSKTFNYFLEIFSFLPKTRRKEFFALIPVALIAGISEIIVLSILSRLFNFLSGQPRDALPILSNLFDFDPKYKILILISSFIIASWFSSFIKLYVRAKQLKLKATIWRDLSELALKNLLSQEYEFFIENKNTDLSASILVSINRVAENIVLPILKTVSGMFLIILISIAILFLAKSSALILIIGLLIGFLFISLSIIPYIRFATKKRLEVELASNNIINESLNSIIDIKLTNSENFFSQQFKNIGRNSVPSIWKGETLPEIPRALIEPFGITLIFIIGILPSLFNSDITEIAKVIPFLATIAAACLKLTPPLQDTFKGYNAIRGGLPDLEVTLNLIKNKNKIKILKRDSYLEDFAYPKKTIKLNNISYIYPNSKTNAINNLSLKIDVGSRIAFVGGTGSGKTTTANLLLQLLRPTEGNLLLDDLPLKQKHVKQWQNNCAYVQQSFYLPSSSILENIAFAKDKEQINIEDVWKAIDSARLKELVENLPEGLNTNIGDSGIKLSGGQRQRLAIARAFYRKSRLLILDEATSSLDNKTESEVMNSIDLISNNCTLVVIAHRLSTVINSDKIYEFKKGKIINFGNFEQLCKVSESFQDLNFLENKILNG from the coding sequence GTGAATAGCAAAACATTTAATTACTTTTTAGAAATATTTTCTTTTTTACCTAAGACTAGAAGAAAAGAATTTTTTGCATTAATACCTGTTGCTCTTATTGCTGGTATTTCGGAGATAATAGTTTTATCGATTTTATCAAGATTATTTAACTTCTTAAGTGGACAGCCAAGAGATGCTTTACCTATTTTGAGTAATCTTTTTGATTTTGATCCAAAATACAAAATTTTAATACTTATATCGAGTTTTATTATTGCTAGTTGGTTCTCATCTTTCATAAAGCTCTATGTTAGAGCCAAGCAATTAAAGCTTAAAGCTACTATTTGGAGAGATCTTTCCGAATTGGCACTTAAAAACTTACTTTCCCAAGAATATGAATTTTTCATAGAGAACAAAAATACTGATCTTTCAGCATCTATTCTTGTAAGTATAAATAGAGTAGCCGAAAATATAGTTCTACCAATATTAAAAACTGTAAGTGGAATGTTTTTGATCATATTGATATCAATAGCAATTTTATTTTTAGCAAAATCTAGTGCACTAATACTTATTATTGGTTTATTGATTGGATTTCTTTTTATCTCATTATCCATAATCCCTTATATTAGATTTGCTACGAAAAAAAGGTTAGAAGTTGAATTGGCATCGAATAATATTATTAATGAATCTCTCAATTCAATAATTGATATAAAATTAACTAATTCTGAAAACTTTTTTTCACAACAATTTAAGAATATTGGCAGAAACTCAGTACCATCAATCTGGAAAGGAGAAACTCTACCAGAGATTCCAAGAGCATTAATAGAACCATTTGGAATAACTCTTATTTTCATAATTGGTATTTTGCCATCATTATTTAATTCAGATATAACTGAAATTGCAAAAGTTATACCATTTTTAGCAACAATAGCAGCTGCATGCCTCAAGCTTACACCTCCTCTTCAAGATACTTTTAAGGGTTATAATGCGATAAGAGGAGGGCTTCCTGATTTAGAAGTTACGCTGAATTTAATTAAAAATAAAAATAAGATTAAAATACTAAAAAGAGATAGTTATCTAGAAGATTTCGCCTACCCAAAGAAAACAATAAAATTAAATAATATTTCTTATATCTATCCCAACTCAAAAACAAATGCAATTAACAATTTATCTTTAAAAATTGATGTAGGATCTAGAATAGCTTTTGTTGGGGGAACCGGTAGTGGTAAAACAACTACTGCCAATTTATTACTTCAACTTTTAAGACCTACAGAAGGTAATTTATTATTAGATGATTTACCCTTAAAGCAAAAGCATGTGAAACAATGGCAGAATAATTGTGCATATGTACAGCAATCTTTTTATTTGCCAAGCTCTAGTATTTTAGAAAATATAGCTTTTGCTAAAGATAAAGAACAAATTAATATTGAGGATGTATGGAAGGCAATAGATTCGGCTAGATTAAAAGAATTAGTTGAAAATCTTCCTGAGGGTTTAAATACTAATATTGGTGATAGTGGAATTAAATTATCTGGAGGACAAAGGCAAAGATTAGCAATTGCTAGGGCTTTCTATAGAAAATCAAGACTACTAATTCTTGATGAAGCGACAAGTTCGCTAGATAACAAAACTGAATCTGAAGTTATGAATTCAATTGATTTAATAAGTAATAACTGTACATTAGTTGTTATTGCGCATAGACTTTCAACTGTTATAAATTCAGATAAAATTTATGAATTTAAAAAAGGTAAGATTATCAATTTTGGTAATTTCGAGCAATTATGTAAAGTATCTGAAAGTTTTCAAGACCTAAATTTTCTTGAGAATAAAATTTTAAATGGATAA
- a CDS encoding O-antigen ligase family protein translates to MQNLFLEDKYNLIIEKYVTWIGLFNWIPFFWIFWAAQGLLETKKDRNDFSLILIIGTIPVIISGLGQYFFNWTGPFTIFNGLIIWYQRPINEISGLTGLFNHANYAGTWLTLIFPLCIAQIYNSKKKFKFSFLLILILGIGTCIFLTNSRNAWGSSILTMPLLFGTSSLWWFLPITLFFSSLVLILKTNIQGKFQENIINILPNKVLLEFTNEGFNHLNTTRMEILHFASKIIISNPIFGTGSGSFPIIFELETGFWKGHSHNIFTELAISYGLPSTIIFIIFLIILLSNSFKNIYNYPLKDINDKAHWAAASIFLISQLVDVQYFDGRISIVFWLLLASLKTTINEKNLI, encoded by the coding sequence GTGCAAAATTTATTTTTAGAAGACAAATATAATCTTATAATTGAAAAATATGTTACGTGGATAGGATTATTTAACTGGATCCCTTTTTTCTGGATATTTTGGGCTGCACAAGGTTTATTAGAAACTAAAAAGGATCGTAATGACTTTAGCCTTATTTTAATAATAGGAACAATTCCTGTAATAATATCAGGATTAGGTCAGTACTTTTTTAATTGGACTGGACCTTTTACTATTTTTAATGGGCTTATTATTTGGTATCAGCGACCTATAAATGAAATATCTGGATTGACGGGATTATTTAATCATGCAAATTATGCAGGTACATGGTTAACTTTAATTTTTCCCTTATGCATTGCGCAGATTTATAACTCGAAAAAAAAATTTAAGTTTTCATTCTTATTAATACTAATTTTAGGGATAGGTACTTGTATTTTTCTTACAAATTCTAGGAATGCATGGGGATCATCAATTTTGACAATGCCTTTGCTTTTTGGAACTTCATCATTATGGTGGTTTTTGCCTATTACCTTATTTTTTTCTTCTTTAGTTTTAATTTTAAAAACAAATATTCAAGGAAAATTTCAAGAGAATATAATAAATATTCTTCCAAATAAAGTTTTGCTTGAATTTACAAATGAAGGATTTAACCATTTAAATACAACAAGAATGGAAATTTTGCACTTTGCATCTAAAATCATAATTAGTAACCCTATTTTTGGGACTGGATCAGGTTCCTTCCCTATAATATTTGAATTAGAAACAGGTTTTTGGAAAGGTCACTCTCATAATATATTTACAGAATTAGCTATAAGTTATGGACTACCTAGTACAATTATTTTTATAATTTTTTTGATAATTCTTTTATCTAATTCATTTAAGAATATTTACAATTATCCATTAAAAGATATTAATGACAAAGCTCACTGGGCAGCTGCATCAATTTTTCTTATTTCACAATTAGTTGATGTACAGTATTTTGATGGACGAATAAGTATTGTTTTTTGGTTGCTATTAGCGAGTTTAAAAACAACTATAAACGAAAAGAATTTAATTTAA